One stretch of Chitinophaga pendula DNA includes these proteins:
- the lpdA gene encoding dihydrolipoyl dehydrogenase, which translates to MNYDVIVIGSGPGGYPAAIRASQLGLRVAIVEKENLGGICLNWGCIPTKALLKSAQVADYGRHGSAYGLNFGEVGVDFPAVIQRSREVANKKSKGVQYLMKKNKIDVIMGYGRLKAPGQVEVTSADGNKLTFQGKYMVLATGGRARQLPNLPIDGKHIIGYREAMSLPQQPKSMIVVGSGAIGSEFAYFYNTLGTKVTLVEFMPRIVPVEDEEVSKELEKQFKKQGITVMMGASVEKAEPGPNGVTAAIKLADGSMVTLDADIVLSAVGIVANIEDLGLEQLGVKTEKGRILVDEHLKTTAPRIYALGDCVPNQALAHKATKEGVLAAEHIAYTEKKLPKEPRRLDYGNVPGCTFCIPEIASVGLTEKAAKEAGYEIKVGKFPLSANGKASAAGSPEGFVKVIFDAKYGELLGCHMIGNGVTEMIAEAVLARTLESTAQEILQAIHPHPTMSEAFKEATALAYDEAIDI; encoded by the coding sequence ATGAACTACGATGTAATAGTGATAGGTAGCGGCCCGGGTGGATACCCTGCTGCCATCCGAGCTTCCCAGCTGGGACTGCGTGTAGCAATAGTAGAAAAGGAAAATCTGGGTGGTATATGCCTCAACTGGGGATGTATTCCTACTAAAGCCCTGTTGAAAAGCGCCCAGGTGGCCGACTATGGTCGCCATGGAAGTGCTTACGGTCTCAATTTCGGGGAGGTTGGTGTAGATTTCCCCGCAGTAATTCAAAGAAGCCGGGAGGTGGCCAATAAAAAAAGCAAAGGCGTACAATACCTCATGAAGAAAAACAAGATAGACGTGATCATGGGATACGGTCGCCTGAAAGCACCAGGACAAGTAGAAGTAACCTCCGCGGACGGTAACAAGCTGACCTTTCAGGGCAAGTACATGGTACTGGCAACGGGAGGAAGGGCCCGGCAGCTGCCCAATTTGCCAATAGATGGCAAACATATCATTGGCTATCGCGAAGCAATGTCATTGCCACAACAGCCCAAGAGTATGATAGTGGTAGGCAGTGGAGCCATAGGGTCAGAATTTGCTTACTTCTATAACACACTGGGAACAAAAGTTACGCTGGTAGAATTTATGCCACGTATCGTGCCTGTCGAAGACGAAGAGGTATCGAAGGAACTGGAAAAGCAATTCAAAAAGCAAGGCATCACCGTGATGATGGGAGCTTCGGTAGAGAAAGCAGAGCCAGGCCCCAATGGGGTAACCGCGGCAATAAAGCTCGCAGACGGCAGCATGGTGACCCTTGATGCCGATATAGTGCTCAGCGCAGTGGGTATCGTAGCAAATATTGAAGATCTGGGACTGGAGCAACTGGGCGTTAAGACAGAAAAAGGCAGGATCCTAGTAGACGAGCATCTGAAGACTACTGCACCACGTATCTATGCGCTGGGAGACTGTGTACCGAACCAGGCACTGGCACACAAGGCAACAAAAGAAGGGGTCCTGGCAGCAGAACATATTGCCTACACAGAAAAAAAATTACCCAAGGAACCGCGTAGGCTGGATTATGGAAATGTACCTGGCTGTACTTTCTGCATACCGGAGATCGCCAGTGTTGGCCTCACCGAAAAAGCAGCTAAAGAGGCGGGTTATGAAATAAAAGTAGGTAAATTTCCTCTGTCAGCTAATGGCAAGGCAAGTGCCGCCGGCAGTCCCGAAGGATTTGTAAAAGTGATATTCGATGCTAAATATGGTGAACTGCTGGGGTGCCATATGATCGGTAATGGCGTGACAGAGATGATAGCTGAAGCAGTACTGGCACGAACGCTGGAAAGTACAGCACAGGAGATCCTGCAGGCGATACATCCTCACCCTACTATGAGCGAGGCTTTTAAAGAAGCGACTGCACTTGCCTATGATGAAGCGATCGATATTTAA
- a CDS encoding MBL fold metallo-hydrolase, translating to MFQAINDQVKTFHFRDKNILVVSDGDVPYDNNCFAPGISRKELHMVLQRGVAYISLAHNILVLAWDDCIVLIDAGNGYATLPEGGKLVTNLKAADIAPDKVTDIVLTHAHPDHLGGLVDLNNQLIFPLAKIYLSTAEYEFWQSDTPDFSRSRDSAIALFSIQQNIKQRLNVLKEQLWLFNENDLLLGCLQPVAAMGHTPGHFMFNVTVGKETFLHMADICHEETLLFSRPEWGTIFDIDF from the coding sequence ATGTTCCAAGCTATTAACGATCAGGTGAAGACTTTTCATTTCAGAGATAAAAATATACTCGTAGTTTCAGACGGTGATGTACCCTACGATAACAATTGCTTTGCCCCTGGTATTTCCAGAAAAGAACTGCATATGGTTCTTCAACGTGGTGTGGCATACATCAGCCTGGCTCATAATATATTGGTCCTTGCCTGGGATGATTGTATTGTATTGATAGATGCAGGTAACGGATATGCAACCCTGCCTGAAGGCGGAAAGCTAGTAACTAACCTAAAAGCGGCGGACATTGCGCCGGATAAGGTAACAGACATCGTGCTTACACATGCACACCCGGATCACCTTGGTGGTTTGGTTGATCTTAATAATCAGTTAATCTTCCCTTTGGCTAAAATTTACCTGTCAACCGCTGAATACGAATTTTGGCAATCTGATACACCGGATTTCTCCCGTAGCAGAGATAGCGCCATAGCCCTGTTCAGTATACAACAAAATATCAAGCAACGCCTGAACGTACTGAAAGAGCAATTGTGGTTATTTAACGAAAACGATCTGTTGTTGGGCTGCTTGCAACCAGTAGCCGCTATGGGGCACACCCCCGGTCATTTTATGTTTAACGTAACAGTGGGAAAGGAAACATTCCTGCATATGGCCGATATCTGTCATGAAGAAACGCTATTGTTTAGCCGACCGGAATGGGGTACCATATTCGACATTGATTTTTGA
- a CDS encoding VOC family protein, whose protein sequence is MKKVTGIGGIFFKCKDPKQMKEWYQKHLGLNTNEYGATFEWYQSEDNTKKGVTQWSPFAEATKYFEPSAKDFMINYRVENLEALVEQLKKEGVTIVDQIETFDFGKFVHIIDVEGNKIELWEPADTE, encoded by the coding sequence ATGAAAAAAGTAACAGGCATCGGAGGCATTTTTTTCAAATGTAAAGACCCTAAACAGATGAAAGAATGGTATCAAAAACACCTGGGGCTAAACACAAATGAATATGGAGCCACTTTTGAGTGGTATCAGAGCGAGGATAATACAAAGAAAGGAGTGACGCAATGGAGCCCTTTTGCCGAAGCAACGAAGTACTTTGAACCTTCGGCAAAAGACTTTATGATAAATTACCGGGTGGAAAACCTTGAAGCACTCGTAGAACAACTAAAAAAAGAAGGTGTAACCATTGTTGACCAGATCGAAACATTTGACTTTGGCAAATTTGTTCACATTATTGATGTTGAAGGGAACAAAATAGAACTGTGGGAGCCAGCAGATACAGAATAA
- a CDS encoding NIPSNAP family protein, which yields MQRRKFLQSSLAATAGLAINIKPATAGDQPPTQKEVYEWREYEIRFGADQSQLENYFKTALIPALNKYGVKTVGVFKEWSPSEPARYFLLVPYPSLDSYLFINAKVKADTDYVKNSAVYNNIPADKALYSRFSASLMTAFDGWPAIVIPAGKSRIFELRTYEGYSEDAVRRKVKMFHDGEFPIFKRAKLNPVFCGEVIAGDKLPRLTYMVTCNSMEEREKAWAAFVADPEWKRLVSDPQYVNTISTIRSTFLVPTSYSQV from the coding sequence ATGCAACGCAGGAAATTTCTCCAATCTTCCCTTGCTGCTACCGCAGGCCTAGCCATAAATATCAAACCAGCTACAGCAGGGGATCAACCACCCACACAAAAAGAAGTGTACGAATGGAGGGAATATGAAATACGCTTTGGTGCCGACCAGAGCCAGCTGGAAAATTACTTTAAAACCGCACTGATTCCTGCTCTGAATAAATATGGAGTAAAGACAGTCGGTGTTTTTAAAGAGTGGAGCCCATCAGAACCAGCTAGATACTTTTTGTTAGTGCCATACCCCTCTCTGGATAGTTATCTTTTCATAAATGCGAAAGTAAAGGCGGATACAGACTATGTGAAAAATAGTGCAGTATATAATAATATACCCGCTGATAAAGCCTTATACAGCCGCTTTAGTGCATCTCTGATGACTGCTTTTGATGGTTGGCCGGCGATCGTTATTCCGGCTGGTAAATCCCGGATATTCGAATTAAGAACATATGAAGGCTATAGTGAAGATGCTGTGAGAAGAAAGGTGAAGATGTTTCATGACGGCGAATTCCCTATTTTCAAAAGAGCCAAATTGAACCCCGTATTTTGTGGTGAAGTGATTGCCGGCGACAAATTACCTCGTCTCACCTACATGGTTACATGCAACAGCATGGAAGAACGCGAGAAAGCATGGGCTGCCTTCGTAGCCGATCCCGAATGGAAAAGATTGGTATCAGATCCCCAATATGTTAATACTATTTCTACTATTAGAAGCACCTTTTTAGTGCCTACCTCATACTCACAGGTATAA